The following proteins are encoded in a genomic region of Rhizobium sp. ZPR4:
- a CDS encoding LacI family DNA-binding transcriptional regulator — MATIRDVAKLADVSVSTVSLALSNPARVSQKTLEKIRQAIAAVGFVADPLAQSLARGRSRMIGFVVGNVGNPFFGDIRRELENYALDHQHFVVVTDSSGKTDRERAMVEHLIGLKTAGLALAPSGYDQDYLDFIAGLNVPIVCFDQKVAGIERDFVGSDNYLAGAMLTEHLLQLGHRRIAFITGPSHMHTATERYRGFAETMANAGIEVNPNFIVDGQFTRTAGYEAAMRLLIQPERPTAILGANNTVALSALQAMQELGFRCPEDISLAMIDNVQWSSVITPRITMVVQDTLALGGIIARRLMHRITNPQGAVEPPQDFVLTPKFVPGNSCRRI, encoded by the coding sequence ATGGCCACAATTCGCGATGTCGCCAAACTCGCTGACGTATCCGTCTCGACGGTGTCGTTGGCTTTGAGCAATCCGGCGCGTGTCAGCCAGAAGACGCTGGAAAAAATTCGTCAGGCGATTGCCGCTGTCGGCTTCGTTGCCGATCCGCTTGCGCAAAGTCTGGCGCGCGGCCGCAGCCGCATGATCGGTTTCGTCGTCGGCAATGTCGGCAATCCATTTTTCGGGGATATCCGGCGTGAGCTGGAAAACTATGCGCTCGACCACCAGCATTTCGTCGTCGTCACCGATTCCTCCGGCAAGACGGATCGCGAGAGAGCGATGGTCGAGCACCTGATCGGCCTCAAGACCGCGGGCCTGGCGCTTGCGCCGTCAGGCTACGACCAGGACTATCTTGACTTCATCGCCGGCTTGAACGTGCCGATCGTCTGTTTCGACCAGAAGGTCGCCGGCATCGAGCGCGATTTCGTCGGCTCCGACAACTATCTCGCCGGCGCGATGTTGACCGAGCATCTCCTGCAGCTCGGCCACCGGCGCATCGCCTTCATCACCGGCCCGAGCCATATGCACACGGCAACGGAGAGATATCGTGGCTTTGCCGAGACTATGGCCAATGCCGGCATCGAGGTGAACCCGAACTTCATCGTCGACGGCCAGTTCACACGCACGGCCGGCTATGAGGCAGCCATGCGCTTGCTGATCCAGCCCGAGCGCCCCACCGCGATCCTCGGCGCCAACAATACCGTGGCGCTTTCGGCGCTGCAGGCCATGCAGGAGCTAGGCTTCCGCTGTCCCGAGGACATCTCGCTCGCCATGATCGACAATGTGCAATGGAGCTCGGTCATCACGCCGCGCATCACCATGGTGGTTCAGGACACGCTGGCGCTCGGCGGCATCATCGCGCGCCGCCTGATGCACCGCATCACCAATCCGCAAGGTGCGGTCGAGCCGCCGCAGGATTTCGTGCTGACGCCGAAATTCGTTCCAGGCAATTCCTGCCGGAGAATTTAA
- the bamA gene encoding outer membrane protein assembly factor BamA — MVSDIRVVGAERVGPTAVKDNITIAPGKSFSDADIDQSIKQLYATGYFSDVHISVEGHSLVISVHENNLINAVVFNGNKKIKDDKLAELVKSKAAGPYSESQVQDDIKSIKDAYAAIGRNNVQVTPQVVNIAKNRVNLAFVINEGDRTTISKLTFSGNHAFSGGRLAAVISTKKSTFLSFLTRKDIYSETKKDADEDALRKFYYDHGFVDFRLVSDNATFDSATNSYDVSFVVDEGEKYRYGDISVTSTVQGINADDLKSLVITRKGDTYNAEDIQKSIDAISKRIEAAGYPFAKVTPRGNRNPEDHSVSIEYIVDQGERAYVERIEIRGNTRTRDYVIRREFDLNEGDAFNEQMIARAKRRLDALGYFTSVKISTRPGSAPDRVVIIVDVEDQPTGSFGIGGGYAVGVNGGPLLEASVEEKNFLGRGQYIKVAAGASTSGSQTYTLSFTEPYFLGERLAAGFDLFKSVTTSSDYYDYGEEGISLRITAPITEDLSTTLRYTYKQITYTGESDWQDNLSAPYQNLINNGPWTQSSVSQTFTYNTLDDQNLPRDGFIAKVTQEVAGLGGDSNYYKLSGKARYYHTLSDSQDIIGSITLGAGYMTSTNGQDLNIFDQFMIGGSEIRGFEDAGIGPRTSDGDPLGGTKYFTASVETSMPTPGMPQDLGFRSSVFLDAGTLYGNDANLYGDVLHDGSALRASAGIGLTWASPFGTINLSYAVPFLKQDYDKVENFRFGFGNQF, encoded by the coding sequence ATGGTAAGTGATATACGGGTGGTTGGTGCCGAGCGCGTTGGACCGACCGCAGTAAAGGACAATATAACGATCGCTCCTGGCAAGAGCTTTTCAGATGCGGATATCGACCAATCGATCAAACAACTCTATGCAACTGGCTATTTTTCCGATGTACATATATCGGTAGAAGGCCATAGTCTCGTTATCTCCGTACACGAGAACAATCTCATCAATGCAGTTGTATTCAACGGGAACAAGAAGATAAAGGACGATAAATTGGCCGAGCTGGTTAAGTCCAAGGCGGCTGGCCCATACAGTGAAAGTCAGGTTCAAGACGACATAAAGTCGATCAAGGATGCCTATGCCGCGATCGGGCGCAACAATGTCCAAGTGACGCCGCAAGTCGTCAACATCGCGAAGAACAGGGTCAATCTCGCTTTCGTCATTAACGAAGGCGACCGCACGACAATCAGCAAGCTGACATTCTCCGGAAATCATGCTTTCAGCGGCGGTCGTCTCGCCGCGGTGATCAGCACAAAGAAATCCACTTTCCTGTCGTTTCTGACGCGCAAGGATATTTATAGCGAAACGAAGAAAGACGCCGACGAGGACGCACTTCGTAAATTCTATTACGATCACGGATTTGTCGATTTCAGGCTGGTGTCCGATAATGCAACCTTCGACAGCGCGACGAACAGCTACGACGTCAGCTTCGTTGTCGATGAGGGCGAGAAATATCGCTATGGCGATATTTCAGTGACATCAACCGTGCAGGGTATCAATGCCGACGACCTGAAAAGCCTCGTCATCACGCGCAAAGGCGATACCTATAATGCCGAGGATATCCAGAAGTCGATTGACGCAATCTCGAAACGCATAGAGGCAGCCGGCTATCCATTTGCCAAGGTAACGCCGCGCGGCAATCGCAACCCCGAAGATCATTCCGTCTCGATAGAATACATCGTCGATCAGGGTGAACGCGCCTATGTGGAGCGCATCGAAATTCGCGGCAACACACGAACGAGGGACTATGTCATTCGGCGTGAATTCGACCTCAACGAAGGGGATGCCTTCAATGAGCAGATGATTGCGCGCGCCAAACGCCGCCTGGATGCGCTCGGCTATTTCACGTCGGTGAAGATCTCGACACGTCCTGGCAGCGCTCCGGATCGGGTCGTCATCATCGTCGATGTCGAAGATCAGCCAACCGGCTCCTTCGGTATCGGCGGGGGCTACGCTGTCGGCGTCAACGGTGGTCCTTTGCTGGAAGCCTCCGTGGAGGAGAAGAATTTCCTCGGACGCGGCCAGTATATCAAGGTTGCGGCAGGCGCGAGCACGAGCGGAAGCCAAACCTACACTCTCTCCTTCACCGAGCCATATTTCCTTGGCGAACGCCTCGCCGCCGGCTTCGACCTTTTCAAGAGCGTCACCACCAGCAGCGATTACTACGACTACGGCGAGGAAGGTATCTCGCTGCGGATCACGGCGCCTATCACCGAGGACCTTTCGACGACGCTTCGCTACACCTACAAGCAGATTACCTATACTGGCGAGAGCGACTGGCAGGACAATCTCTCCGCACCGTACCAGAACCTGATCAACAACGGTCCCTGGACGCAATCGAGCGTTTCCCAGACCTTCACCTACAATACTCTTGACGATCAGAACCTACCGCGTGACGGCTTCATCGCCAAGGTCACGCAGGAAGTCGCCGGTCTTGGCGGCGACTCGAACTATTACAAACTCAGCGGCAAGGCGCGCTACTACCACACACTTTCGGACTCACAGGATATCATCGGTTCGATAACCCTTGGTGCCGGCTACATGACTTCGACAAATGGTCAGGACTTGAACATTTTCGATCAGTTCATGATCGGCGGCAGCGAGATTAGAGGCTTTGAAGATGCGGGCATCGGTCCAAGGACGTCCGACGGCGATCCGCTCGGCGGAACCAAATACTTCACCGCCTCGGTGGAAACGAGCATGCCGACGCCGGGCATGCCGCAGGATCTCGGCTTCCGCAGCTCCGTCTTCCTGGACGCGGGAACGCTCTATGGCAATGATGCCAATCTTTATGGTGATGTCCTGCACGATGGATCGGCGCTGCGCGCATCGGCCGGCATCGGACTGACCTGGGCGTCACCATTCGGCACAATCAATCTCAGCTACGCCGTGCCGTTCCTCAAGCAGGACTACGACAAGGTGGAAAACTTCCGCTTCGGCTTCGGCAACCAGTTCTGA
- a CDS encoding LPS-assembly protein LptD — protein MAWSFTIIATCAASDHSLAQGQFQRQPAGQTSTLPTTTNVKIPDGTKLLLQANEAIYNKDTQIITARGAVQIHYGGYKLVANQVDYNQITKRMTATGNVELITPDGNRTYGDRMDVTNDFSNGFIEALRVEMPDNTRMVAIKGDRVGGSKVILTKGVYTACAPCSEQGRAPLWQVKAERIIQNGITHTIRLEHARLELFGQPIAYIPWMTVPDNTVKRKSGFLFPTFSVSQNLGFGAAIPYYYVISPSMDATVTATGYSNQGLLLQGEFRQRLENGTYDLRAALIDQADPGAFDTGTTDVNAKLRTLIASKGDFRINPRWTFGWDVMAQSDNDFARTYNIEGLNQATHTNQAYLTGIGKRNFFDMRFAYYNEQDATTGSTLQKQQAVAYPVIDYHAIAPQPVLGGELSLTSNFTNVSRSTADVVVNPDNSDRFLGLTGDYARLTTEMQWQRSFVTPQGLELTPLLAARGDTMALGMDGPNSISPSYVYAGNYDDNGAAARKMLTAGLEAKYPILATTEHSTQVFEPIAQIYLRPDEQLAGQLPNEDAQSFVFDATNLFDRDKFSGFDRVEGGTRANVGMRYTGSFDSGYKLDSVVGQSYQLMGMNSFATPDLVGAGLESGLETARSDYVTMFGITMPHGISVSTSYRLDHDNFALKRGDTTIGYVTPILDTQLTYTHIEAQPDYDIPTNEDELQPQVKLKLSDQWSVNTTLGYDLRAKDLSEHDFGVTYSDECTTASLVYDWKKDTSSTTGVDWSIMLHLTFRTLGEVKLGGN, from the coding sequence TAAATTGGTAGCCAATCAGGTCGACTACAACCAGATCACAAAAAGGATGACTGCGACAGGAAATGTGGAATTGATCACCCCTGATGGCAACCGTACCTACGGTGACAGAATGGACGTGACCAATGATTTCTCCAATGGATTTATCGAGGCTCTGCGGGTTGAAATGCCCGACAATACGAGAATGGTGGCAATCAAGGGCGACCGCGTCGGCGGCTCCAAGGTTATCCTGACCAAAGGCGTCTACACCGCCTGCGCTCCGTGCTCGGAACAGGGCCGCGCTCCGCTGTGGCAGGTGAAGGCAGAGAGGATTATCCAGAACGGCATCACTCATACGATAAGACTGGAGCATGCAAGGCTTGAACTTTTCGGCCAGCCGATCGCCTATATTCCCTGGATGACCGTGCCCGACAATACCGTAAAGAGAAAGTCGGGCTTTCTGTTTCCAACCTTCAGCGTCTCCCAGAATCTCGGCTTTGGCGCGGCAATCCCCTATTACTATGTGATTTCGCCGAGCATGGACGCGACGGTTACCGCGACAGGATATAGTAATCAGGGTTTGCTATTGCAGGGCGAGTTTCGCCAGCGGCTTGAAAACGGCACCTATGATCTGCGCGCAGCCCTCATCGATCAGGCCGACCCGGGTGCGTTTGACACCGGAACCACCGATGTGAATGCCAAGCTCAGGACGCTCATAGCTTCCAAAGGCGATTTCAGGATCAACCCACGCTGGACCTTCGGCTGGGATGTCATGGCGCAGAGCGACAACGACTTTGCCCGAACCTATAATATCGAGGGGCTCAATCAAGCCACACATACCAATCAGGCCTACTTGACCGGCATCGGCAAACGGAACTTTTTCGATATGCGGTTCGCCTACTACAATGAGCAGGACGCCACAACCGGCAGCACCTTGCAAAAGCAGCAGGCCGTCGCCTATCCGGTGATCGATTATCACGCGATCGCGCCACAGCCTGTTCTCGGTGGAGAACTGTCGCTGACCAGCAATTTCACGAATGTCTCGCGCAGCACCGCGGACGTCGTCGTCAATCCCGACAACTCAGACCGCTTTCTCGGGCTTACTGGCGATTATGCGCGGCTTACGACCGAAATGCAGTGGCAGCGCTCCTTCGTGACGCCTCAGGGGCTGGAGTTGACGCCGCTGCTTGCCGCCCGTGGAGATACGATGGCTCTTGGGATGGATGGGCCGAACTCCATCAGCCCCTCATATGTCTATGCCGGTAACTACGACGACAATGGCGCTGCCGCGCGGAAAATGCTGACGGCCGGGCTAGAGGCCAAATATCCGATCCTGGCGACCACGGAGCACTCCACGCAGGTCTTCGAACCCATAGCGCAGATTTATCTCCGACCCGACGAGCAGCTTGCCGGTCAGTTGCCGAACGAGGATGCTCAAAGTTTCGTATTCGATGCGACGAACCTCTTCGACCGGGATAAATTCTCCGGCTTCGACCGCGTGGAAGGGGGAACGCGTGCCAATGTCGGCATGCGTTACACCGGCAGCTTCGACAGCGGCTACAAACTGGACAGTGTCGTTGGCCAGTCCTACCAGCTCATGGGAATGAATTCATTTGCAACGCCGGACCTGGTCGGCGCCGGCCTCGAATCGGGGCTCGAAACGGCACGATCGGACTATGTGACGATGTTCGGCATAACCATGCCGCACGGCATTTCAGTTTCGACGTCCTATCGGCTCGACCACGACAATTTTGCGCTAAAGCGCGGCGATACGACGATTGGTTATGTCACGCCGATTCTCGATACGCAGTTGACCTATACGCATATCGAGGCTCAGCCCGATTACGACATACCCACCAATGAGGATGAGCTCCAACCGCAGGTGAAATTGAAACTCTCGGATCAATGGTCAGTCAACACGACGCTCGGATATGATCTACGCGCCAAGGATCTCAGCGAACACGACTTCGGCGTAACCTATTCCGATGAATGCACGACTGCCAGCCTAGTTTACGACTGGAAAAAGGATACCTCCAGCACGACGGGCGTCGATTGGTCCATAATGCTGCACCTGACGTTCCGCACGCTGGGGGAAGTCAAGCTCGGCGGCAATTAG